From Papilio machaon chromosome 2, ilPapMach1.1, whole genome shotgun sequence, the proteins below share one genomic window:
- the LOC106714404 gene encoding uncharacterized protein LOC106714404, whose product MKVCTILLISAICLLGTNASKAPFKMPEKLLQKSKAAGDKCIKEVGAPSDFMEHLFPWNYPKNELNEKTLFCFVTTLGLANQDGIFSGEKVLSVFTSSDKIEEIKKAFTDCNEMRGNNPQETAFIISECFFDKAPIRLMM is encoded by the exons atgaaggtTTGCACAATTTTGCTGATTTCTGCGATATGTCTGTTGGGCACAAATGCGTCGAAA gcACCATTTAAAATGCCAGAAAAGTTATTGCAAAAATCGAAGGCTGCAGGTGACAAATGTATAAAAGAGGTTGGAGCACCGTCTGACTTTATGGAACATCTTTTCCCCTGGAATTATCCTAAAAACGAACTGAACGAAAAGACTTTGTTTTGCTTCGTTACAACATTAGGTTTGGCAAATCAAGATGGAATATTCAGCGGAGAAAAAGTACTATCAGTTTTTACCAGCAGTGACAAAATCGAAGAAATCAAGAAAGCCTTCACAGACTGTAACGAAATGAGGGGAAACAATCCACAAGAAACCGCATTCATCATATCAGAATGCTTCTTTGACAAAGCACCTATCAGGCTGATGATGTAA